A single region of the Epinephelus moara isolate mb chromosome 14, YSFRI_EMoa_1.0, whole genome shotgun sequence genome encodes:
- the tedc1 gene encoding tubulin epsilon and delta complex protein 1: MVSQEDQFWQLLANILKVSGIVSCEASTQLGGATECRKLVAAGLWQTGYHADWMYGREEGEGGEGGRFLSRDLLLALGWLLATGQLEKLLSKRVQQLDKTLLSPTPVNLQLSSELQLDPACLRKLQWLVGCLRHQGRTLLSMQEERTRLLHAVFSASLPSSVSSPSSGQSSTVLRKDCVCMRQLCDLLEAYLSWKQVEKVFWTWMDSVMDCHLTDPGVKKPTHAPKGSVRVCHHGNQGLEKLEEMLLRLPTGQKGQRRGREDAEDRGEGEDRLQGGWDTSCLPPLPSSLHCLPSCPDVYRARLQTERPVRHSSHPAEGPCGGAETPDDLPAPRAVQLLLQTEALLLERRARQRLANRMQLQEMIGRLDELVLIPP; this comes from the exons ATGGTTTCCCAGGAGGATCAGTTTTGGCAGCTCCTTGCCAACATCCTTAAGGTATCTGGCATTGTTTCCTGTGAGGCTAGTACACAGCTAGGAGGAG CCACAGAGTGCAGGAAGCTGGTGGCTGCCGGCCTCTGGCAGACTGGCTACCATGCTGACTGGATGTatgggagggaggaaggagaaggaggggagggagggagattcTTAAGCAGAGACCTCCTTCTGGCACTGGGCTGGCTGCTTGCTACAGGACAACTGGAGAAACTGCTGTCTAAGAGAGTACAGCAACTGGACAAAACACTCCTCTCACCTACACCT GTGAACCTTCAGCTTTCTAGTGAGCTCCAGTTAGACCCAGCATGTCTGAGGAAACTTCAGTGGCTTGTTGGTTGTCTGAGACACCAGGGGCGGACCTTGCTGTCCATGCAAGAAGAGCGAACTCGCCTACTCCACGCT GTTTTCTCTGCCAGCCTTCCCTCCTCTGTATCTTCCCCCTCCTCTGGTCAAAGCTCCACAGTGCTAAGGAAG GACTGTGTTTGTATGCGGCAGCTGTGTGACCTTCTAGAAGCTTATCTGAGCTGGAAACAGGTGGAAAAAGTTTTCTGGACCTGGATG gaCAGTGTGATGGATTGCCATCTGACAGATCCTGGTGTCAAGAAGCCTACACATGCACCCAAGGGGAGCGTAAGAGTGTGTCACCATGGAAACCAGGGGCTTGAGAAATTGGAGGAGATGCTGTTAAGACTGCCTACAGGCCAG AAAGGAcaaaggagaggcagagaggatgctgaggacagaggagaaggagaggacagGTTGCAGGGTGGATGGGACACCTCctgcctccctcctcttccctcctctctccactGTCTACCCTCCTGCCCCGATGTCTACCGAGCCAGGCTCCAGACTGAGAGGCCAGTCAGACACAGCAGCCACCCAGCAGAAGGGCCCTGCGGCGGGGCCGAGACTCCAGATGACCTCCCAGCACCCCGGGCTGTGCAGCTGCTTCTTCAGACAGAGGCTCTGCTGCTGGAGAGGAGGGCCCGGCagagactggccaataggatGCAGCTGCAGGAGATGATTGGCAGGCTGGACGAACTGGTGTTGATACCGCCATAG
- the pth2 gene encoding tuberoinfundibular peptide of 39 residues: MSELSAFPRMSFLLLCILGMTLVTSGFPQPGLPLRNPDDSEEPKLDDWDVLLPSISLRNWSIQMMSAPSLRAPADSKARLMREAWLFAPEKAEASMERAWPAEWSSQGAGMMKRNMVVADDAAFREKSKLLTSMERQKWLNSYMQKLLVVNSS; the protein is encoded by the exons ATGTCTGAACTGTCTGCTTTCCCCCGAATGTCCTTCCTGTTGCTTTGCATTCTGGGTATGACCTTGGTGACATCTGGCTTCCCTCAGCCTGGACTACCTCTCAG AAATCCTGATGATTCAGAGGAACCTAAACTAGACGACTGGGATGTCCTCTtaccctccatctctctccgtAATTGGAGCATTCAAATGATGTCAGCACCCAGCCTCAGAGCTCCAGCCGACAGCAAGGCAAGACTGATGAGGGAGGCGTGGCTCTTTGCCCCTGAGAAAGCAGAGGCCAG CATGGAGAGGGCGTGGCCTGCAGAATGGTCGTCTCAGGGTGCCGGCATGATGAAGAGGAAcatggtggtggctgatgatgCTGCCTTCAGAGAGAAGAGTAAACTCCTCACCTCCATGGAGAGACAGAAGTGGCTCAATTCCTACATGCAGAAACTACTGGTGGTTAATTCTTCATGA